In Halichondria panicea chromosome 13, odHalPani1.1, whole genome shotgun sequence, one genomic interval encodes:
- the LOC135346798 gene encoding uncharacterized protein LOC135346798, translated as MLQCKTPILWLTLLFPLVSSAVISEPHGCMYEWLRSIGLKPSPADEYRQLFLREEMSETVLQMTSLEQLKELGITKMGHRTLIHNRLKTEPMCEHNGACELSPEGTFTCSCPEGFSGESCENVTGCGETVCRNKGGCLLNSGMVQCTCASGFTGTFCENDICEHEPCVNGGICSRSEEGFKCTCPLGYEGLNCETMWLNRSSFIRLTKQVAFLERLHQMEAQQKEQELMHATPQGPRFFVKNSLIGPQGVIQTELFTDSYEKKTYMLFLSNVPSQPQLSGVSIYRRYDNGTLSLAHTLSLLAPSSLTTFTIGDSWYMAIVNSPSTTNKGPNTHTRLYKWSQGQLNLAQELTAPGARDVHYLIVDNVYHFLTVSCGSDGQGTVRNSLVYAWYNGGFVFYQTLATHGGKNVKSVETNDHRMFLTVSSDIRSTVFQWNGTYFTIYQELPASEAMEMIRIDSLTFLLAVGSDMSTLYRLDKHFVPHTNAPAATTAKYININSEYFIAFGHNTTVEIHMIDGAGLTHFQTLSSSAPVLSLSAMGGAEQLVISLTNRYDQPNTVLYQWSHP; from the exons ATGTTGCAATGCAAGACACCAATATTGTGGCTTACTTTGCTGTTCCCTCTGGTCAGCTCTGCAGTTATCA GTGAGCCTCATGGCTGCATGTATGAATGGCTGAGAAGCATTGGTTTGAAACCATCTCCAGCTGACGAATATCGACAACTCTTCCTCAGAGAGGAAATGAGTGAGACTGTTCTGCAAATGACTTCGCTGGAACAACTCAAGGAGCTAGGCATTACAAAGATGGGACATCGAACACTCATTCACAATCGACTGAAAA CCGAGCCTATGTGTGAGCACAATGGAGCCTGTGAGCTGAGCCCTGAGGGCACCTTCACCTGTTCCTGCCCTGAGGGCTTCAGTGGGGAAAGCTGTGAAAATG TGACTGGTTGTGGTGAGACAGTGTGCAGGAATAAAGGTGGCTGTCTACTGAACAGTGGAATGGTCCAATGCACCTGTGCCTCTGGCTTCACTGGAACATTCTGTGAAAACG ACATCTGTGAGCACGAGCCTTGTGTGAATGGAGGTATTTGCTCGAGATCCGAGGAGGGCTTCAAGTGTACCTGTCCTCTTGGCTACGAGGGACTGAATTGTGAAACCA TGTGGCTGAACCGCAGCTCTTTCATCAGGCTCACTAAACAG GTTGCCTTTCTAGAGAGGCTGCATCAAATGGAAGCACAACAAAAAG AACAAGAGCTGATGCACGCCACTCCACAGGGCCCTCGATTCTTTGTCAAAAACTCACTCATTGGTCCGCAAGGAGTTATCCAAACAGAGCTTTTCACTGACTCATACGAGAAGAAAACATACATGTTGTTCCTCAGTAACGTCCCATCACAGCCGCAACTATCTGGAGTCTCTATATACCGACGTTATGACAATGGGACCCTCTCCCTCGCCCACACGCTATCTCTCCTCGCTCCCTCCTCACTGACCACTTTCACTATCGGAGACAGCTGGTATATGGCCATCGTGAACAGCCCCTCGACAACCAACAAGGGACCCAACACTCATACAAGGCTCTACAAGTGGAGTCAAGGGCAACTGAATCTCGCACAAGAACTGACTGCTCCTGGAGCTCGTGATGTACACTATCTGATCGTTGATAATGTCTACCATTTCCTTACAGTCTCTTGTGGATCTGATGGGCAAGGAACAGTGCGCAACAGTTTGGTGTATGCATGGTACAATGGAGGGTTTGTGTTCTATCAGACGCTGGCCACCCATGGAGGAAAAAATGTGAAATCAGTTGAAACTAACGACCATCGCATGTTTCTGACAGTCTCTAGTGACATTCGATCTACAGTCTTCCAATGGAATGGCACTTATTTCACCATCTATCAAGAGCTACCCGCATCCGAAGCCATGGAGATGATTCGGATTGATTCGCTGACATTTCTCCTCGCTGTGGGGTCTGATATGAGTACACTGTACAGACTAGACAAGCACTTTGTTCCTCACACAAATGCCCCGGCAGCTACAACGGCCAAGTACATAAACATAAACTCGGAATATTTTATAGCATTCGGTCATAACACTACTGTGGAGATTCATATGATAGACGGTGCTGGGTTGACCCATTTCCAGACCTTGTCTAGCAGTGCCCCTGTACTGTCCCTGTCGGcaatgggtggagctgagcaGCTGGTTATATCATTGACGAATAGATACGATCAACCAAACACTGTACTCTACCAATGGAGTCACCCCTGA
- the LOC135346821 gene encoding uncharacterized protein LOC135346821 — translation MVVLGTVLLIRRLWSKMPSLEAVQRGPESVRDLLPFTVMNPKKEYVRLPAPGFKRTYRSVILGQTLRVRATLGLQRKIERLGGFDRYIYYSPEEELESRLALVLRRRMKDLVAKHPSVEPPPLDKRNPKPLPKKLSIDIAPVEVCDMSQYVYLG, via the exons atgGTGGTGTTGGGAACAGTACTGTTGATCAGACGGTTGTGGTCGAAGATGCCCTCCCTTGAGGCTGTACAGAGAGGCCCTGAGTCAGTGAGGGACCTACTGCCCTTCACAGTAATGAATCCGAA GAAAGAATACGTTCGTTTGCCAGCCCCTGGATTCAAGCGAACCTATCGCAGTGTTATACTGGGTCAAACGTTGAGAGTGAGGGCCACACTAGGTCTACAGAGGAAGATCGAGAGATTGGGGGGATTCGATCGATACATCTATTACTCCCCGGAGGAGGAGCTAGAGTCACGACTGGCCCTAGTGTTGAGGAGACGCATGAAAGACCTGGTGGCAAAACATCCCAGCGTTGAACCACCACCACTGGACAAGAGAAACCCTAAACCGTTACCTAAGAAACTCAGTATTGACATTGCACCAGTAGAAGTTTGTGATATGAGCCAGTATGTGTATCTAGGCTAG
- the LOC135346814 gene encoding protein fuzzy homolog isoform X1 — MAYLAAISTATTIPLFIRTKGDLPQLSFPVVGSLSSVHLYANNMKTALHSCSSAGSFVTWKCFHDCVTLILVSGNEGGGQVHPHHLLELLFGSLVLLLGQGEVEGGDTETLKRSCKCCYPLLDSILEGSSLLSPLTQCLDVMVSSHKDILLRTLEAFTEAAQSNFGCLTINGRVCVATDSWWDLSSLEKCLLSLFVQSLPPSCATDIPVYLPHASNRVPHRLLTFTLLEGVLVSVLCNPKPPLSAVQELVSSYWSPVSLALRDSAQLHPTNVPPSLKFEVEIEAFLLVNLEVQTSLTSLRPLGLPVRTTLSAGFQGEMSQERKLKCLSRFFRSTVDNLLPLHTGDSTDGTEVTTLRGRVSHKILETYTHAKRYKAYAVHRDKHNLFVIFSPSTTAFALRKMALNLLDYLTNTHEVLTG, encoded by the exons ATGGCCTAtctggctgccatcagcacaGCCACAACAATCCCTCTGTTCATCAGGACCAAGGGTGACTTGCCTCAG CTTTCGTTCCCGGTAGTGGGTTCACTGAGCAGTGTACACCTCTATGCTAACAACATGAAGACTGCCCTGCATAGCTGCTCCTCAGCAGGATCTTTCGTCACCTGGAAATGTTTCCATGATTG TGTGACGCTAATCCTGGTGAGTGGTAACGAGGGGGGCGGGCAAGTTCATCCCCACCATCTCCTGGAGCTGCTGTTTGGATCTCTTGTGCTGCTACTGGGACAGGGTGAGGTGGAGGGTGGGGACACTGAGACACTCAAGAGAAGCTGTAAG TGCTGCTATCCACTGTTGGATTCCATCCTAGAGGGCTCCTCCCTTCTCTCCCCACTCACTCAGTGTCTGGACGTCATGGTTTCCAGTCACAAAGACATCCTCCTG AGGACACTGGAGGCATTCACTGAAGCTGCTCAGAGCAACTTTGGTTGCCTCACTATTAACGGGAGAGTCTGCGTCGCCACTGACAGCTG GTGGGACTTGAGCTCTCTGGAGAAATGTCTCCTCAGTCTGTTTGTCCAGTCACTCCCTCCGTCCTGTGCCACTGACATCCCAGTCTACTTGCCCCACGCCAGCAACAGGGTCCCTCATAGGCTCCTCACCTTCACACTCTTAGAGG GTGTGCTGGTGAGTGTGCTGTGTAATCCTAAACCTCCACTCTCGGCTGTTCAAGAACTAGTGTCCAGTTACTGGAGTCCAGTGAGCCTGGCACTCCGAGACTCCGCTCAACTCCATCCAACTAACGTGCCCCCCTCCCTCAAGTTTGAGGTAGAGATTGAGGCATTTCTCTTGGTGAACCTAGAGGTACAGACGAGCCTGACTAGCCTGCGACCCCTCGGACTGCCCGTGAGGACTACACTCAGCGCTG GTTTTCAAGGAGAAATGAGCCAAGAGAGAAAGCTCAAGTGCCTGTCACGTTTCTTTAGGAGCACAGTTGATAATCTCCTACCCCTGCATACTGGGGACTCTACCGATGGTACAGAGGTCACTACCCTGAGGGGAAGGGTGTCCCACAAGATCCTGGAGACATACACTCATGCTAAG AGGTACAAGGCTTACGCTGTTCACAGAGACAAGCACAACCTGTTTGTCATCTTCTCTCCCTCTACGACAGCTTTTGCACTAAG GAAGATGGCCCTCAACCTTCTGGACTATCTGACAAACACCCACGAAGTACTAACTGGTTAA
- the LOC135346815 gene encoding mitochondrial inner membrane protease subunit 1-like, with translation MKGLVLSAKAAATTGYIYCLYHTVSQHVISFILLEGDSMQPALNNGQTREVVLVEALSVQRQSLERNDVVIAKQPDNPSSLICKRLSALEGDRVSSVGGRRKSKLVPTGHVWLLGDNRKTSYDSRHFGSLPYGLIEGRVIFRVWPPSQFGPITN, from the exons ATGAAGGGACTAGTCCTCAGTGCAAAAGCAGCAGCCACCACTGGCTACATCTACTGCCTCTACCACACCGTATCTCAGCATGTCATTTCCTTCATCCTG CTAGAGGGTGACTCCATGCAGCCGGCCCTCAATAATGGCCAGACTAGGGAGGTTGTACTTGTGGAGGCTCTCTCTGTCCAAAGACAGAGTCTGGAGAG gaaTGACGTTGTGATTGCTAAGCAACCCGACAATCCCAGCTCCCTCATCTGCAAGAGACTGTCGGCTCTG GAGGGAGACAGAGTATCATCCGTGGGAGGAAGGCGTAAATCAAAATTA GTCCCCACAGGGCATGTTTGGTTGCTAGGTGACAACAGGAAGACGTCTTATGACTCGAGGCACTTTGGTAGCCTTCCTTACGGCCTCATTGAGGGGAGAGTGATATTTAGG GTTTGGCCACCGTCGCAGTTTGGACCAATCACAAACTaa
- the LOC135346793 gene encoding LIM domain and actin-binding protein 1-like — MANLFEEVDDSEDIFSSDPREDTKAGLFGSPDDDDLFNDKPPAVSDDQLFGESEVLNGNNSESVDDEEFVVVSPDEVPSPQEAEQLLEGTNEQLEDVDGADDVVDGSTYEERTRQRREKRQAREGDRETRDRRSASPSPSPTDGKKESSVVISVRSSRSTTPNSRVSSPPVTEEVPRPQSDNGEALFAVDASAKIALLTEKLEQEYSEKEGLAADKRQLRGELDEATARMGQLEREINSKDDELQAKNAQLEKAAKKEEELNAKVAELEESIRNKDKEIASLKDVKPVKPEASGKRISEKPPSSPIPKSRVRPGVDKSRTVSSVKDSVKKFTVAGSAGTPEVKRSVRPRGEKTDGAKSEESNKATESSRASSAKGEKPQPSAKKPTPKPIAKKPDELVNKPVGKKPIAKKPVIESVKKVVKKTADKPPVNKMEPVETSPTHRTYVIPVRKAIRSETSPPPVEESPAVMEKPVAVVAVEIPEPVEEVKVEPSESQSDTNDDDSSTRAKRVISMFEQNTSKDAEIPPWKKQVRSRGNSNEPSEKASQPAPINLPSEPVEEPKPVVTEPVEPVEPVKPVEAMVDAPVEMRKTNGTMTQRIMSDKTQRASWAGGAKREECATCGKVVYVMERLEADKVVYHKTCFKCVVCKKTLSTGTYAALQGSTYCKVHFKQLFKIKGNYDEGFGREQHKAKWGKKIDE; from the exons ATGGCTAATCTGTTTGAGGAAGTAGATGACT CTGAGGATATATTTAGCAGTGACCCGAGGGAGGACACCAAAGCTGGGCTGTTTGGTAGTCCAGACGATGATGACCTCTTCAATGACAAACCACCG GCAGTGTCTGATGACCAACTGTTTGGTGAGAGTGAGGTACTGAATGGAAACAACTCCGAGTCAGTAG ATGATGAAGAGTTTGTCGTAGTATCACCTGACGAAGTACCGTCACCACAGGAGGCAGAGCAGTTACTGGAAGGCACTAATGAACAACTAGAAGATGTGGATGGAGCAGAT GATGTGGTGGATGGCAGTACTTACGAGGAGAGAACTCGTCAGCGCAGGGAGAAGAGACAAG CGAGGGAAGGAGACAGGGAGACAAGAGATCGGAGGTCAGCATCACCTTCACCAAGCCCAACAGATGGAAAGA AGGAGAGTAGTGTAGTGATATCAGTACGTAGCAGCCGCTCCACCACGCCAAACAGTCGAGTGAGCAGTCCCCCTGTGACAGAAGAGGTGCCACGCCCTCAGTCGGACAACGGGGAGG CTCTCTTTGCTGTAGATGCCAGTGCCAAGATTGCCCTGCTGACTGAGAAGTTGGAGCAGGAGTATTCAGAGAAGGAAGGTCTTGCTGCTGACAAACGACAGCTGAGGGGAGAATTGGACGAAGCCACCGCTAGGATGGGACAGCTCGAGAGGGAAATAAATAGCAAGGACGATGAGCTACAAGCCAAGAATGCTCAACTGGAGAAGGCTGCAAAGAAAGAAGAGGAACTCAATGCCAAGGTCGCTGAGTTGGAGGAATCGATCAGGAACAAAGACAAGGAG ATCGCATCCCTAAAGGATGTGAAGCCAGTGAAGCCTGAAGCCAGTGGCAAGAGAATCTCTGAGAAACCACCCAGCTCTCCTATCCCAAA ATCGCGAGTGAGGCCGGGAGTGGACAAGag TCGCACTGTTTCGAGTGTCAAGGACTCTGTCAAGAAATTCACTGTAGCCGGATCAGCGGGGACACCTGAGGTCAAACGCTCTGTCCGCCCTCGAGGGGAAAAAACCGACGGTGCAAAGTCAGAGGAGAGCAACAAAGCCACCGAGAGCTCAAGAGCCTCATCTGCCAAAGGAGAGAAACCACAGCCCA GTGCTAAGAAACCAACCCCCAAACCCATTGCCAAGAAACCAGACGAGCTTGTCAACAAACCAGTGGGCAAGAAGCCAATTGCTAAGAAACCAGTCATCGAGTCGGTCAAGAAGGTTGTCAAAAAGACTGCTGATAAGCCACCCGTGAACAAGATGGAGCCAGTCGAGACCTCTCCCACTCATCGCACTTACGTAATTCCGGTACGAAAGGCCATCCGAAGTGAG acATCCCCCCCTCCGGTAGAGGAGAGCCCGGCTGTGATGGAAAAACCTGTGGCTGTAGTAGCTGTCGAAATCCCTGAACCAGTCGAGGAAGTAAAG gTGGAGCCGTCTGAGAGTCAGTCGGACACGAACGATGACGACTCTTCAACTAGA GCTAAAAGGGTCATCTCAATGTTTGAGCAGAACACTAGCAAGGATGCT gagATTCCTCCGTGGAAGAAACAGGTCAGATCACGTGGCAACTCTAATGAGCCGTCAGAGAAAGCGTCCCAACCAGCTCCTATCAACCTTCCAAG TGAGCCTGTGGAGGAACCCAAACCAGTTGTAACGGAGCCAGTTGAGCCAGTGGAACCTGTCAAACCTGTTGAGGCTATGGTGGATGCACCAGTTGAG ATGCGGAAGACAAATGGCACCATGACTCAGCGCATCATGTCAGACAAG acACAGAGGGCATCGTGGGCGGGAGGTGCGAAGCGTGAGGAGTGTGCCACTTGTGGGAAGGTGGTGTACGTCATGGAGAGACTGGAGGCAGACAAAGTCGTCTATCACAAGACTTGCTTCAAGTGTGTCGTTTGCAAAAAAACTCTCAG CACTGGTACTTATGCCGCTCTACAAGGCAGCACGTACTGTAAGGTCCATTTCAAACAGCTCTTCAAAATCAAGGGTAACTACGATGAGGGGTTCGGTCGAGAGCAACACAAGGCAAAGTGGGGAAAGAAAATCGATGAATAA
- the LOC135346814 gene encoding protein fuzzy homolog isoform X2: protein MAYLAAISTATTIPLFIRTKGDLPQLSFPVVGSLSSVHLYANNMKTALHSCSSAGSFVTWKCFHDCVTLILVSGNEGGGQVHPHHLLELLFGSLVLLLGQGEVEGGDTETLKRSCKCCYPLLDSILEGSSLLSPLTQCLDVMVSSHKDILLRTLEAFTEAAQSNFGCLTINGRVCVATDSWWDLSSLEKCLLSLFVQSLPPSCATDIPVYLPHASNRVPHRLLTFTLLEGVLVSVLCNPKPPLSAVQELVSSYWSPVSLALRDSAQLHPTNVPPSLKFEVEIEAFLLVNLEVQTSLTSLRPLGLPVRTTLSAGFQGEMSQERKLKCLSRFFRSTVDNLLPLHTGDSTDGTEVTTLRGRVSHKILETYTHAKVDPRLVCVLCVYCTLMLRGTRLTLFTETSTTCLSSSLPLRQLLH from the exons ATGGCCTAtctggctgccatcagcacaGCCACAACAATCCCTCTGTTCATCAGGACCAAGGGTGACTTGCCTCAG CTTTCGTTCCCGGTAGTGGGTTCACTGAGCAGTGTACACCTCTATGCTAACAACATGAAGACTGCCCTGCATAGCTGCTCCTCAGCAGGATCTTTCGTCACCTGGAAATGTTTCCATGATTG TGTGACGCTAATCCTGGTGAGTGGTAACGAGGGGGGCGGGCAAGTTCATCCCCACCATCTCCTGGAGCTGCTGTTTGGATCTCTTGTGCTGCTACTGGGACAGGGTGAGGTGGAGGGTGGGGACACTGAGACACTCAAGAGAAGCTGTAAG TGCTGCTATCCACTGTTGGATTCCATCCTAGAGGGCTCCTCCCTTCTCTCCCCACTCACTCAGTGTCTGGACGTCATGGTTTCCAGTCACAAAGACATCCTCCTG AGGACACTGGAGGCATTCACTGAAGCTGCTCAGAGCAACTTTGGTTGCCTCACTATTAACGGGAGAGTCTGCGTCGCCACTGACAGCTG GTGGGACTTGAGCTCTCTGGAGAAATGTCTCCTCAGTCTGTTTGTCCAGTCACTCCCTCCGTCCTGTGCCACTGACATCCCAGTCTACTTGCCCCACGCCAGCAACAGGGTCCCTCATAGGCTCCTCACCTTCACACTCTTAGAGG GTGTGCTGGTGAGTGTGCTGTGTAATCCTAAACCTCCACTCTCGGCTGTTCAAGAACTAGTGTCCAGTTACTGGAGTCCAGTGAGCCTGGCACTCCGAGACTCCGCTCAACTCCATCCAACTAACGTGCCCCCCTCCCTCAAGTTTGAGGTAGAGATTGAGGCATTTCTCTTGGTGAACCTAGAGGTACAGACGAGCCTGACTAGCCTGCGACCCCTCGGACTGCCCGTGAGGACTACACTCAGCGCTG GTTTTCAAGGAGAAATGAGCCAAGAGAGAAAGCTCAAGTGCCTGTCACGTTTCTTTAGGAGCACAGTTGATAATCTCCTACCCCTGCATACTGGGGACTCTACCGATGGTACAGAGGTCACTACCCTGAGGGGAAGGGTGTCCCACAAGATCCTGGAGACATACACTCATGCTAAGGTAGACCCTCGGCTAgtctgtgtactgtgtgtgtactgtacactcatGCTAAG AGGTACAAGGCTTACGCTGTTCACAGAGACAAGCACAACCTGTTTGTCATCTTCTCTCCCTCTACGACAGCTTTTGCACTAA
- the LOC135346788 gene encoding C2 domain-containing protein 5-like, with protein MPGIVKVKVLSARDLPIMDRSSELTDAFVELRLGETYERTRVCPKTLHPVWNSSWFMFHVSDEELQDEPLQIKLLDHDMYTSHDAIGKVYIRLDSLTGGVNSMDGWFPIFDTLHGIRGEVHLMVKVEVVADQHRLKQSSYGVTFFACPSVPSGYSVASIHGFVEELVVNDDPEYQWIDKIRTPRASNEARQRLFSRLSGELQRKIGVKTLEVGGNSVIGYRQRFDLEGESGIVVRGIGTCVRLVMGPSLAVQLPAGLLEDSSPHHGGDQSLSDSDAPPSPTKIITLAPDPVTGTSTSSTELHPSAPRPSSEFPFFTVSCLPPGMLVSLGGVVSAHSVKLLDKINNPEEPVTRDAWWVELRNEIRQHSRAMNCNAVIAYSESTTICDNLCVFTACGTAARLATQRLPTSPGANSQGIEESERRCGPCHAPYTTLPFTGTLSQCSVCHGQPVPAVLVSTTELPPGLSVRGRGGLVQATAVQAKKKLKGDENARQVGQILPFLEVSLHERMLNKLRLRGMNALFKYKLLLNIGDSLILGIAVGTGVYLEALPSPPRPLVTGLEAGQRDEYQSMLSKTGDHYRRLYGLEQQSAPPAQTEGVEAEGGAVTMVLPLSDSVVKPENLTDIISDRRLPTGVHLSTTAEVPGLVQLQRPLDTRTVTMVTKVVSEGHGRSVSKLFNRLLQSLAFRVRQLRPCALTNLTYDIDLPEDNELQVAVTVAVSRLGEHTSVLKTAQSDELLFDMEGSTEPSEPPTEESSVHSSSLPSLPGYKVTRYLGIINLFLIRESTYVGERTRANSFLHVFMLEALSVARAHVAALGGNALLSYRLSEVVFIEHPQKSQAQCLLNLSGDAAIVTAITKQSSQNPKQSGAAL; from the exons ATGCCTGGTATAGTCAAAGTGAAGGTTCTGTCAGCTCGTGATCTGCCCATCATGGACAGGAGCAGTGAGCTGACTGATGCTTTTGTGGAG TTGCGACTGGGCGAGACCTATGAACGCACTCGTGTGTGTCCCAAAACACTCCATCCAGTCTGGAACAGCTCATGGTTTATGTTCCAT GTGAGTGATGAGGAACTCCAGGACGAGCCCCTGCAAATcaa ACTGTTGGATCACGACATGTACACTTCACACGATGCTATCGGCAAGGTCTATATTCGACTGGACTCTCTGACTGGTGGAGTGAACTCCATGGACGGGTGGTTCCCTATATTCGACACTCTGCATGGCATTCGTGGGGAGGTCCATCTCATGGTGAAGGTTGAGGTGGTGGCTGACCAGCACAGACTAAAGCAGTCCTCATACGGGGTCACATTCTTTGCTT GTCCGAGTGTTCCATCGGGCTATAGTGTGGCGAGTATCCACGGCTTTGTAGAGGAGCTGGTGGTCAACGACGACCCAGAGTATCAG TGGATAGACAAGATACGCACTCCAAGGGCTTCTAACGAGGCTCGACAAAGGCTCTTCTCAAGGCTGTCAG GTGAGCTGCAACGCAAGATAGGAGTCAAGACGCTGGAGGTGGGAGGCAACTCTGTCATTGGGTACAGACAGCGCTTTGACCTTGAGGGGGAGAGTGGCATTGTTGTTCGAGGCATTGGAACATGTGTGCGTCTTGTGATGGGACCATCACTCGCTGTACAACTACCAGCTGGGCTGCTTGAGGATAGCTCACCTCATCACGGTGGAGACCAGTCACTGTCTGACTCTGACGCCCCCCCATCACCCACCAAGATCATCA ctCTGGCCCCTGACCCAGTGACAGGGACATCTACCAGTAGCACTGAACTCCACCCATCAGCACCACGTCCCTCTTCT GAGTTTCCGTTCTTCACTGTGTCCTGTCTGCCGCCGGGCATGTTGGTGTCTTTAGGGGGTGTAGTTTCAGCCCACTCAGTCAAACTCCTGGACAAGATTAACAATCCCGAGGAGCCAGTGACAAGGGACGCCTGGTGGGTGGAGCTACGAAATGAGATCCGGCAACACAGCAGAGCTATGAACTGCAACGCTGTGATTGCCTATTCCGAGTCAACAACCATCTG TGACAATCTGTGTGTGTTCACTGCGTGTGGTACTGCAGCAAGACTGGCCACTCAGAGACTACCAACAT CCCCGGGGGCCAATTCTCAAGGCATAGAGGAGTCTGAGAGAAGGTGTGGTCCGTGCCACGCCCCCTACACCACCCTGCCCTTTACAGGGACCCTCAGCCAATGCAGCGTGTGtca tggtcAACCGGTTCCTGCCGTACTAGTGTCTACCACGGAGCTACCACCGGGATTGAGTGTACGGGGGAGAGGAGGACTAGTACAAGCCACAGCGGTGCAGGCTAAGAAGAAACTCAAGGGAGACGAAAATGCTAGACAAGTCGGCCAG ATCCTGCCATTCCTGGAGGTCTCGCTTCACGAACGCATGTTGAACAAACTTCGACTGCGAGGAATGAACGCTTTGTTCAAGTACAAGTTACTCCTGAACATCGGGGATTCTCTTATACTGGGGATTGCA gtgGGTACTGGAGTGTACCTTGAGGCACTGCCTTCTCCCCCCAGGCCTCTAGTTACAGGATTGGAGGCAGGCCAACGAGATGAGTATCAGTCAATGCTATCAAAGACAGGCGATCACTACAGACGACTCTATGGCCTGGAGCAGCAATCG GCTCCCCCTGCTCAGACAGAAGGTGTGGAGGCGGAGGGAGGGGCTGTTACCATGGTGCTGCCGCTGTCTGACTCGGTAGTGAAACCCGAGAACCTAACAGACATCATCTCTGATCGTCGCCTCCCCACTGGTGTTCATCTGAGCACGACAGCGGAGGTACCCGGACTAGTGCAGCTGCAGCGGCCACTCGACACCAGG ACTGTAACCATGGTAACTAAAGTGGTGTCTGAGGGTCACGGACGCAGCGTCTCAAAGTTGTTCAATCGTCTGCTACAG AGCCTGGCTTTCAGGGTGCGTCAGTTGCGACCGTGTGCCCTCACTAACCTTACCTACGACATTGACCTCCCAGAGGACAACGAGTTACAG GTGGCTGTAACTGTGGCCGTGAGTCGACTAGGAGAGCACACCTCTGTACTCAAGACTGCTCAGTCTG ATGAGCTCCTCTTCGACATGGAGGGCTCTACCGAACCCTCAGAGCCACCAACTGAAGAGAGT AGTGTTCACAGCAGCTCGTTGCCCTCTCTCCCTGGTTACAAGGTGACACGCTATCTTGGAATCATCAATCTATTCCTCATACGAGAGAGTACCTATGTGGGAGAG AGAACAAGAGCCAACTCGTTCCTCCATGTGTTCATGCTGGAGGCACTGTCAGTAGCGCGGGCCCACGTTGCTGCCCTAGGGGGAAACGCTCTCCTTAGCTACCGACTCAGTGAAGTGGTTTTCATAGAGCACCCACAGAAAAGCCAG GCTCAGTGCTTACTCAACCTCAGTGGAGATGCAGCCATTGTGACGGCTATCACAAAGCAATCTAGTCAGAACCCTAAACAGTCAGGAGCTGCACTTTGA